From Saprospiraceae bacterium, one genomic window encodes:
- a CDS encoding aspartate carbamoyltransferase catalytic subunit: MKEQALSTNHLLGIKDLNLQDIQLILKTADQFKEVINRPIKKVPSLRDITIANLFFENSTRTKLSFELAEKRLSADIINFSSSGSSVSKGETLLDTVQNILAMKVDMIVVRHSSVGAARFIASKVKAQVINAGDGTHEHPTQALLDAFSIQKSLGYLKGAKIAIIGDVLHSRVALSNIFCLTKLGAKIKVCGPPTLIPKYIKDLDIDVDYDLKSTLAWCDVANVLRIQTERMELQYFPSAREYHRFFGIDLELLQSMKNKIILMHPGPINRGVELTSLAADSQQSIILEQVENGVAIRMAVLYLLANKV, from the coding sequence ATGAAGGAACAAGCATTGAGTACAAACCACTTGCTTGGAATAAAAGATCTTAATCTTCAGGATATCCAGCTGATTTTGAAAACAGCGGATCAGTTTAAAGAAGTCATAAACAGACCCATTAAAAAGGTACCTTCACTGAGAGACATCACCATTGCCAACTTGTTTTTTGAAAATTCCACAAGAACTAAATTGTCTTTTGAGCTGGCAGAAAAAAGATTATCCGCAGATATCATTAATTTTAGTTCTTCCGGATCCTCCGTTAGTAAAGGAGAAACTTTGTTGGACACCGTCCAGAATATCCTAGCCATGAAAGTGGACATGATTGTCGTAAGACATTCTTCGGTTGGGGCAGCCCGATTTATTGCATCGAAAGTCAAAGCTCAAGTCATCAATGCAGGAGATGGAACCCACGAGCACCCAACACAGGCTTTATTGGATGCCTTTTCGATTCAAAAGTCACTTGGGTATTTAAAAGGTGCTAAAATTGCCATTATAGGTGATGTGTTGCACTCAAGAGTAGCATTGTCCAATATTTTCTGTTTGACCAAACTTGGCGCAAAAATTAAAGTTTGCGGACCTCCTACCTTAATTCCTAAATATATCAAGGACTTAGATATAGACGTCGATTACGATCTTAAAAGTACATTGGCTTGGTGTGACGTGGCCAATGTTCTCCGAATTCAAACCGAGCGTATGGAACTGCAGTATTTTCCATCTGCTAGAGAATATCATCGTTTTTTTGGTATCGATTTGGAATTGTTGCAATCGATGAAAAATAAGATCATTTTGATGCATCCCGGCCCAATTAACCGGGGAGTTGAATTAACAAGTCTGGCAGCTGACAGCCAACAATCCATCATATTAGAGCAGGTGGAAAATGGAGTTGCAATCAGAATGGCCGTTTTGTATTTATTGGCAAATAAAGTTTAA
- a CDS encoding redoxin domain-containing protein, with translation MLRKLLHVSLLSICILSLDAQGYEIKVKIKAYQNDTLLLGYHFGDKTYLKDTAIRKSDVFTFKDDTLLEGGMYLLVLKPNNDFIQILIDKDNQKFSCETDTNDLSGNIKFKNSKLNQEFYDYLDFLDIQRQKGDSLNALYKVAGDENSKTNLTIQLNAVDQEVKARQKAIFEKPQLSLLSLLLKLGTEPEVPDFEGNEEEIKEKSFYYYRSHYFDLIDLSDDRIVRLPLFHGKIDRYLNKLTSQIPDSINKALDVILGKAPAKSYAFKYILSTWLTHYANSKYVGMDAVYVHLVDNYYSKGMAYWLDEELLAKMMSDAKTLKPLLLDQIAPDITVYKQDGTPVRLHKIQSEYTILYIWAPDCGHCKSSMPHLIKFYENYKDKGVEVLALCSKVGEDEKTCWEGVQSLHMESLVNTSDPFHRSKFRLTYDVKTTPVVYILDKNKKILTKKISAEQLPEVMEKLMAMDKNED, from the coding sequence ATGTTACGCAAATTATTGCACGTCAGTTTATTGTCTATCTGTATCTTGAGTTTAGATGCTCAGGGATATGAGATCAAGGTTAAAATCAAAGCCTATCAAAATGATACCCTTTTGCTCGGTTACCATTTTGGGGACAAGACCTATCTAAAGGATACCGCAATTAGAAAATCCGATGTTTTTACTTTTAAGGACGATACGCTGTTAGAAGGTGGGATGTATCTGTTGGTGCTGAAACCCAATAATGATTTTATACAAATACTTATTGATAAGGACAATCAAAAATTTTCCTGTGAGACCGATACCAATGATTTATCCGGGAACATTAAGTTTAAAAATTCAAAACTAAATCAGGAGTTTTATGATTATCTTGATTTCCTGGATATTCAAAGACAGAAAGGAGATTCTCTCAATGCGCTCTACAAAGTGGCCGGAGACGAAAATTCAAAAACAAACTTGACAATACAACTAAATGCTGTGGATCAAGAGGTTAAGGCAAGACAAAAGGCCATTTTTGAAAAACCACAGTTGAGTTTGCTCAGCCTGTTGCTTAAATTGGGAACAGAACCTGAAGTTCCGGATTTTGAAGGAAATGAGGAGGAAATTAAGGAAAAATCATTTTACTACTACCGATCCCATTATTTTGATCTGATCGATCTATCTGATGATCGAATCGTTAGGTTACCCCTGTTTCATGGTAAAATAGACCGATATCTGAACAAATTAACTTCACAAATACCGGATAGCATCAATAAAGCTTTGGATGTCATACTTGGCAAAGCCCCTGCTAAATCTTATGCCTTTAAATACATACTTTCTACCTGGCTAACCCATTATGCCAATTCGAAATACGTTGGAATGGATGCTGTTTATGTCCATCTAGTGGACAATTATTATTCAAAAGGCATGGCTTATTGGTTGGATGAGGAGCTTTTGGCAAAAATGATGTCGGATGCCAAGACCCTCAAGCCTTTGTTACTGGATCAGATTGCACCGGATATTACAGTTTACAAGCAAGATGGAACCCCAGTGCGCTTGCATAAAATACAATCTGAGTATACGATTTTATATATTTGGGCTCCGGACTGCGGTCATTGTAAGAGTTCAATGCCACATCTGATTAAGTTTTATGAAAATTACAAAGACAAAGGTGTGGAAGTTTTAGCGCTGTGTTCAAAAGTAGGTGAAGACGAAAAAACTTGCTGGGAAGGCGTACAAAGTCTTCATATGGAGTCACTTGTAAATACTTCTGACCCATTTCACCGATCGAAATTCCGGCTTACGTACGATGTAAAGACCACACCTGTGGTTTATATTTTAGACAAAAACAAAAAAATTCTAACAAAAAAAATATCCGCTGAGCAACTCCCAGAAGTGATGGAAAAGCTCATGGCTATGGATAAAAACGAAGACTAA
- a CDS encoding vanadium-dependent haloperoxidase, translating into MKYFKTYSWRPLAFVGLLFFAACNKDVPTPNSPALDLADNRLVREWLDLSVTLSQQCNGYSEPIIARSFRYLTFALYESLVPAVPGIQSLQVNLDGFKVVLPQADPALVYHWGLVANEVMSQLNKRFFESAGDYWVQQILGLQNKHRLEFSANLDQDVLLRSESLGKSIAKAIWDFSLTDGKGYSFLDNYPRGYVYPTGPGKWIPTSPDYRPNPLLPHWGETQAVLNVNVLGVQPPKVLKYADSPNSIIYSEALEVYNLSKAIVPEQKEDFNYFNKEMHANAVPVSHVFRLALQISKEQQLDLSSTIRMLCSLSFGIHDGLVAAWKQKYTHHLCRVSSYIKQEIDRFYVPQMGSEPTPDFVSEEAIVYSIGAEILSAYFGYRFPFMDHTQSERNDLRAKSREFTSFREFAREAAFIDMHLGVHYRSSIEAGLEMGYDIAQNILRIDFHKK; encoded by the coding sequence ATGAAGTATTTTAAGACCTACTCCTGGAGGCCATTGGCCTTCGTCGGCTTGCTTTTCTTCGCAGCTTGCAATAAAGATGTGCCGACACCGAACTCACCAGCTCTTGATTTGGCGGATAATCGCCTGGTCAGAGAGTGGCTTGACTTAAGCGTTACTCTAAGTCAGCAGTGCAATGGGTATTCTGAACCCATTATAGCCCGCTCCTTCAGATATCTCACGTTTGCTCTTTATGAATCTCTGGTCCCAGCAGTGCCAGGAATTCAATCCCTTCAAGTCAATTTGGATGGGTTTAAAGTTGTTTTGCCTCAGGCAGATCCGGCCCTTGTATATCACTGGGGCTTAGTGGCCAATGAGGTGATGTCTCAACTCAATAAAAGGTTTTTCGAGTCAGCAGGAGATTATTGGGTACAACAAATTTTAGGATTGCAAAACAAACACAGACTAGAATTTTCCGCCAATTTAGATCAAGATGTTTTACTTCGATCTGAAAGCTTAGGCAAATCTATCGCCAAAGCCATCTGGGATTTTAGCCTGACCGATGGAAAGGGCTATTCATTTTTGGATAATTATCCGCGGGGATATGTTTATCCAACTGGACCTGGTAAGTGGATTCCTACCTCTCCAGATTATAGACCTAACCCGCTTTTGCCACATTGGGGTGAGACTCAAGCGGTATTGAATGTCAATGTTTTAGGGGTGCAACCACCGAAGGTTTTAAAGTATGCCGATTCTCCCAATTCTATTATCTATTCTGAAGCCCTCGAAGTATATAACCTGAGCAAGGCAATTGTACCTGAGCAAAAAGAGGATTTCAATTACTTTAACAAAGAAATGCATGCCAATGCAGTTCCCGTTTCACATGTATTCAGACTGGCATTGCAAATTAGTAAAGAACAGCAACTTGATCTAAGCTCCACCATTCGAATGTTGTGTTCCTTGTCTTTTGGGATTCATGACGGACTTGTAGCCGCATGGAAACAAAAATATACACATCATTTGTGCAGGGTGTCAAGTTATATCAAGCAGGAAATTGATCGGTTTTATGTCCCACAAATGGGTTCAGAACCCACACCGGATTTTGTTTCAGAAGAGGCCATTGTATACAGTATTGGGGCTGAAATTTTGTCCGCTTATTTTGGTTACAGATTTCCATTTATGGATCATACCCAATCAGAGAGAAATGATTTAAGGGCAAAGTCAAGAGAGTTTACCTCATTCAGAGAATTTGCCAGAGAAGCAGCTTTTATAGACATGCATTTGGGAGTGCATTACCGGAGCAGCATAGAGGCTGGACTTGAAATGGGTTATGATATTGCTCAGAATATTTTGAGGATAGATTTTCATAAGAAGTAG
- a CDS encoding aspartate kinase, with protein MKVFKFGGASAKDPEGLKNIRNIILQYGASSPLVVVISAIGKTTNALEEVVNAKLTDKSKAFDLLRIIRKQHESYIEQLFGKFPDVLMDDINEHFVEAEWLLDEDRKMHYDYMYDQIVSVGELVSSRILYHWLIESGSNAQWVDAREIIRTDETWREGRIQWEMTNSQISHRLLPLLQSGKMVVTQGFIGSTSENNTVTLGREGSDYTAAIISSALDVQDMTIWKDVPGVLTGDPRIFDHVSKLDRLSYTEAIEMTYYGAKVIHPKTIQPLENAQIPLYVKSFIHPELPGTYVSGDPDPEYPPIVVLEPNQALVHFSSRDLSFIAEYHLARLFILFDRFRIRVNMMRSTAISFTICTQNDESRLKQLFDELKDEFRIVVDPDLELYTVRHYNEYMLPELFKEKLILLEEKIRNTVQRVVKKSPPIVHKKMVE; from the coding sequence ATGAAAGTTTTCAAATTTGGCGGTGCTTCTGCCAAAGATCCGGAAGGGCTTAAGAACATTCGAAATATTATTTTGCAATATGGTGCATCCTCACCGCTTGTGGTGGTCATATCTGCCATAGGAAAAACAACCAATGCCCTGGAAGAAGTGGTCAATGCTAAATTGACGGATAAATCGAAAGCCTTTGATTTATTGAGAATCATCCGCAAACAACATGAAAGTTATATAGAACAGTTATTTGGTAAATTTCCGGATGTTTTAATGGACGATATCAATGAGCATTTTGTCGAAGCGGAATGGTTATTGGATGAGGACCGGAAGATGCACTATGATTATATGTATGACCAAATTGTTTCGGTGGGTGAATTGGTTTCATCCAGAATATTGTACCATTGGCTGATTGAATCCGGATCAAATGCTCAATGGGTGGATGCCAGAGAAATTATCCGAACCGATGAAACCTGGAGGGAAGGCAGGATCCAATGGGAAATGACCAATTCACAAATTTCGCATCGATTGTTGCCATTGCTGCAATCTGGTAAAATGGTGGTGACTCAGGGTTTCATAGGTAGCACCTCAGAAAATAATACAGTTACCTTAGGACGTGAGGGATCTGATTATACGGCAGCCATTATTTCTTCTGCCCTTGATGTACAAGACATGACCATTTGGAAAGACGTACCGGGTGTGTTAACGGGAGACCCAAGAATTTTCGATCATGTGAGCAAACTCGATCGGCTTTCTTATACAGAAGCCATAGAGATGACATACTACGGAGCGAAGGTCATTCACCCAAAGACGATTCAACCTTTGGAAAATGCACAAATCCCGCTATATGTTAAGTCATTTATTCACCCTGAACTGCCAGGAACTTACGTGTCGGGTGATCCAGATCCTGAATACCCTCCCATTGTGGTTTTAGAACCCAATCAAGCATTGGTTCATTTTTCATCCAGGGACCTGTCTTTTATTGCGGAATACCATCTGGCGCGTTTGTTTATTTTATTTGACCGTTTCAGGATTAGAGTCAATATGATGCGAAGTACGGCTATATCCTTTACCATTTGTACACAAAACGACGAATCCAGATTAAAACAATTGTTTGACGAGTTGAAGGATGAATTTAGGATCGTTGTTGATCCAGATCTGGAGTTGTATACGGTCAGACACTACAATGAATACATGCTTCCGGAACTCTTCAAGGAAAAGCTGATTCTTTTGGAAGAAAAAATTCGAAACACTGTTCAGAGGGTGGTTAAAAAATCTCCCCCAATCGTACATAAGAAGATGGTTGAATAA
- the nth gene encoding endonuclease III, translating into MSLSKKQKAIEIQKILEALFPDVPVPLQHKDPFTLLVAVLLSAQCTDERVNKITPQLFALADNPSDMSKLSLETIKEMIRPCGLSENKSKAIKSLSEILHNKYHDQVPDQLELLEELPGVGHKTASVVMAQAFGVPSFPVDTHIHRLAWRWGLSSGKNVTQTETDLKKLFPKDNWNKLHLQIIYFGRKFCPARGHQKALCPICSMYGKKELE; encoded by the coding sequence ATGTCGCTTTCAAAAAAACAAAAGGCAATAGAAATTCAAAAAATATTGGAAGCTTTGTTTCCTGATGTACCTGTCCCTTTACAGCACAAGGATCCCTTTACCTTGTTGGTAGCGGTTTTGTTGTCCGCTCAATGTACAGATGAACGCGTCAATAAGATCACACCCCAGTTGTTTGCCTTGGCAGACAATCCATCCGACATGTCAAAACTTTCCCTGGAAACCATAAAGGAAATGATAAGGCCCTGTGGACTTTCGGAAAACAAATCAAAAGCCATAAAGTCTCTTTCTGAAATTTTACACAACAAATACCATGATCAGGTCCCTGACCAATTGGAATTATTGGAAGAGCTTCCGGGCGTTGGACATAAAACCGCTTCAGTTGTAATGGCTCAAGCTTTTGGAGTGCCTTCATTTCCTGTGGATACCCATATTCATCGGCTGGCCTGGCGATGGGGTTTGAGTTCCGGCAAAAATGTGACGCAAACGGAAACAGACCTTAAGAAGCTTTTTCCGAAGGATAATTGGAACAAGCTCCACCTTCAAATCATCTATTTCGGTCGAAAGTTCTGTCCTGCACGAGGGCATCAGAAAGCACTGTGCCCTATTTGTTCAATGTATGGTAAAAAGGAATTGGAGTAA
- a CDS encoding acyl-CoA reductase — MGNVMLDWLDLFQQLGIEVLKDIPSRQEAFDKARLENPWFESREIERMIGTIASQYLQKNELEKWLSQYPVSPQPKKVGLIAAANIPLVGFHDLLCILISGHQAIVKCSERDKQLYVWLQDILIRLEPKAAEMFILVDKLSDYDMIIATGSDQSATLFKEYFSKVPHLIRSHRNSVAWLHGDESDEEILLLGEDVFSYFGLGCRNVSKIYIPQDIDIDKILGLWDKHYSYLKNNTRYQNNYEYRLAICLLNPIQFFQSETLLLIQNNEINSPLATLHFENYTSEEDLREKIVTHKNRIQSVVGPKDLRNIENVRFGNSQKPGLSEYADGIDTMEFLNMKQ; from the coding sequence ATGGGAAATGTAATGTTAGATTGGTTGGATCTATTTCAACAGCTCGGAATAGAAGTGTTAAAAGATATCCCATCTCGTCAGGAAGCATTTGACAAGGCAAGACTTGAAAATCCCTGGTTTGAATCAAGAGAAATTGAAAGAATGATTGGCACCATTGCTTCTCAATATTTACAAAAAAATGAATTGGAAAAATGGCTTTCACAGTATCCGGTTTCTCCACAGCCAAAAAAAGTAGGATTAATAGCAGCTGCAAATATTCCTTTGGTGGGATTTCATGATTTGTTGTGCATCTTGATATCGGGTCATCAAGCCATTGTAAAATGCTCTGAAAGAGACAAGCAACTCTATGTTTGGCTTCAAGATATATTGATCCGTCTAGAACCCAAAGCTGCGGAGATGTTCATACTAGTTGACAAATTGAGTGACTATGATATGATCATTGCCACTGGTAGTGATCAATCTGCCACTTTGTTTAAGGAATATTTTTCCAAAGTACCACATCTGATTCGTTCGCATCGAAATTCTGTAGCATGGTTGCATGGAGATGAATCAGATGAAGAAATTCTATTGCTTGGCGAAGATGTTTTTTCTTATTTTGGATTGGGTTGCAGAAATGTGAGCAAAATCTACATTCCTCAGGATATTGACATCGATAAAATTCTTGGATTGTGGGACAAGCATTATAGCTATTTGAAAAATAATACACGCTATCAAAATAATTACGAATACCGTCTTGCGATCTGCCTCCTCAATCCAATTCAATTTTTTCAATCAGAGACTTTGTTACTGATCCAAAACAATGAAATCAATTCTCCGCTGGCAACCTTGCATTTTGAGAATTATACTTCAGAAGAGGATCTTCGAGAAAAAATTGTAACGCATAAAAATCGAATTCAAAGCGTGGTCGGGCCGAAAGATTTAAGAAATATTGAGAATGTGCGATTTGGCAATTCTCAAAAACCGGGTTTAAGCGAATATGCAGATGGCATAGATACCATGGAGTTTCTAAATATGAAACAATAG